A window of Castanea sativa cultivar Marrone di Chiusa Pesio chromosome 1, ASM4071231v1 contains these coding sequences:
- the LOC142629471 gene encoding protein neprosin-like: MACRRAMIFAKEGVLNCIFEGDAEVIIRAIQASDSSHLEYGHVINDILQLSEFFSSCNFSHVKRAGNSVAHYLARSSKIDVKTKAIQNLSEVDRKLMVLNKPAIKSIKSEDGDIIDCVDIYKQPAFDHPALRNHTIQMKPSNSFPFDTTISVKNESSLQVLSQTWHKSGSCPKGTIPIRRISRQELLRATSLEHFGREGPRTSSIVNSTNDKSSGNNGSKIQVFPLPNHSAAYLFTKGYDFVGARGVINVWNPRVDSPDEYTTAQIWIKNGPKDGFESIEAGWMVNPKLFNDKQPRLFIRWTMDAYQKTGCINLICSGFVQINPRYDLGGPIQPTSQERGKQYELQIQIYQLPETRKWWLVYGEDEVIGYWPYEIFNHLQRKARIVQWGGDVYSKNIKGVKPHTTTTMGSGNYAYGLWGSACFIDRLRIVDYNNLTKYPTWVSSNAEEPNCYTALNYQKSTAIEPVFYFGGPGRGLFCP; this comes from the exons ATGGCATGTCGTCGAGCCATGATTTTCGCCAAAGAAGGTGTTCTGAACTGCATTTTTGAGGGAGACGCAGAGGTAATCATTAGAGCAATTCAAGCTTCAGATTCCTCGCATCTGGAGTATGGACACGTGATAAATGACATCCTTCAGCTATctgagtttttttcttcttgtaacTTCTCTCATGTAAAACGAGCAGGCAATTCAGTTGCCCATTATCTGGCTAGATCATCTAAGATAG ATGTGAAAACTAAAGCTATACAAAATTTATCAGAAGTCGACAGGAAATTGATGGTTCTGAACAAGCCAGCAATCAAAAGTATTAAG AGTGAAGATGGAGATATTATTGATTGTGTTGACATCTACAAGCAACCTGCTTTTGATCACCCTGCATTAAGGAACCATACAATTCAG ATGAAACCGAGTAATAGTTTTCCATTTGACACTACCATTAGTGTTAAAAACGAGTCATCTCTGCAAGTGTTGTCTCAAACTTGGCACAAAAGTGGAAGTTGTCCAAAGGGAACCATTCCCATTCGTAGAATTAGTAGGCAAGAATTATTAAGGGCTACTTCCCTCGAGCACTTTGGAAGGGAAGGACCACGGACTTCCTCTATTGTAAATTCAACAAATGACAAAAGTAGTGGCAATAATGGCAGCAAAATCCAAGTCTTTCCTCTACCCAACCACTCG GCTGCATATCTTTTTACAAAAGGATATGATTTTGTGGGTGCTAGAGGAGTTATAAATGTCTGGAATCCAAGAGTTGATTCGCCCGATGAATACACTACTGCTCAAATTTGGATAAAAAATGGCCCTAAAGATGGTTTTGAAAGTATTGAAGCAGGATGGATG GTCAACCCAAAGTTATTCAATGATAAACAACCTCGATTATTTATACGATGGACT atGGATGCGTACCAGAAGACAGGCTGCATTAATCTCATTTGCTCTGGGTTTGTACAAATTAACCCAAGGTACGACTTAGGTGGACCTATTCAACCTACATCACAAGAACGAGGAAAACAATATGAGTTACAAATCCAAATTTACCAG TTACCAGAAACCAGAAAATGGTGGCTAGTATATGGAGAAGACGAGGTGATAGGGTATTGGCCCTATGAAATCTTCAATCATTTACAAAGGAAAGCCAGAATAGTTCAATGGGGAGGGGATGTTTATAGCAAAAACATCAAGGGAGTTAAACCCCACACTACAACAACCATGGGGAGTGGAAATTATGCATATGGTTTGTGGGGATCAGCATGTTTTATTGATAGACTCAGAATCGTGGATTATAACAACCTTACGAAGTACCCTACATGGGTAAGTAGTAATGCCGAGGAACCCAATTGCTACACTGCTCTTAATTACCAAAAGAGTACTGCAATTGAGCCTGTGTTCTACTTTGGAGGGCCTGGTCGAGGTCTTTTTTGTCCATGA